One Diospyros lotus cultivar Yz01 chromosome 1, ASM1463336v1, whole genome shotgun sequence genomic window carries:
- the LOC127793127 gene encoding probable arabinose 5-phosphate isomerase — translation MGSLPSPSPDLCEKDPKIDRNELLRLFQSQQKYLNFFFQNLDLSQTLAFTQTLLNAKGTIFFSGVGKSGFVAQKISQTLVSLGIRSSFLSPVDALHGDIGILSPADILVLFSKSGNTDELLRLVPCAKAKGAYLISVTSSLSNSLMDLCDSNVYLPLERELCPFDLAPVTSTAIQMVFGDTVAIALMGARNLTKEEYAANHPAGRIGKSLIFKVKDVMKKQEELPACKEGDLIMDQLVELTSKGCGCLLVIDDQYHLIGTFTDGDLRRTLKASGQGIFKLTVGEMCNRNPRTIGPDAMAVEAMQKMESPPSPVQFLPVINDQNILIGIITLHGLVSAGL, via the exons ATGGGGTCTCTTCCTTCTCCGTCGCCGGACCTCTGCGAAAAAGACCCCAAAATTGACCGGAACGAGCTGCTCAGGCTCTTCCAGTCCCAGCAGAAGTACCTCAACTTCTTCTTCCAGAACCTCGACCTCTCTCAAACCCTAGCCTTCACCCAGACCCTCCTCAACGCCAAGGGCACCATCTTCTTCTCCGGCGTCGGCAAGTCCGGCTTCGTCGCCCAGAAGATCTCCCAGACGCTCGTCTCCCTCGGCATTCGCTCCTCATTCCTTTCCCCTGTCGACGCCCTCCACGGCGACATCGGCATCCTTTCGCCCGCCGACATCCTCGTCCTCTTCAGCAAGAGCGGCAACACCGACGAGCTCCTTCGCCTCGTCCCCTGTGCCAAGGCCAAAGGCGCCTACCTCATCTCCGTCACCTCCTCTCTCTCCAATTCCTTGATGGATCTCTGCGATTCCAATGTCTATTTGCCTCTCGAGAGGGAGCTCTGCCCCTTCGATCTGGCGCCAGTCACCTCCACTGCCATTCAGATGGTGTTCGGGGACACGGTGGCCATTGCGCTGATGGGAGCCAGGAATCTGACCAAGGAAGAGTACGCTGCCAACCACCCTGCCGGACGGATCGGGAAGAGCTTGATCTTTAAG GTGAAGGATGTGATGAAAAAGCAAGAGGAACTTCCCGCCTGCAAGGAAGGAGATTTGATAATGGATCAGCTAGTAGAACTGACCAGTAAAGGATGTGGGTGTCTTCTTGTAATTGATGATCAGTACCACCTGATAGGTACATTTACTGATGGTGATCTGCGGCGCACATTGAAAGCTAGTGGGCAGGGGATCTTTAAACTCACAGTGGGAGAGATGTGCAACAG GAACCCCAGGACAATAGGTCCAGATGCGATGGCAGTTGAAGCAATGCAGAAGATGGAATCTCCTCCATCCCCTGTTCAGTTCTTGCCTGTTATCAACGATCAGAACATATTGATTGGTATCATTACGCTGCATGGCTTGGTATCAGCTGGCTTGTAA
- the LOC127793190 gene encoding protein LIGHT-DEPENDENT SHORT HYPOCOTYLS 1 encodes MDFVAVPSNIISSTSTTTATIIGTGTNYSTTTTTSSPSSMPAPAPASAPSSSRYENQKRRDWNTFCHYLRNYRPAPLPLSRCTSAHVLEFLRYLDQFGKTKVHQQACAFFGVLKPPGPCPCPLRQAWGSLDALIGRLRAAYEEHGGNCKPEVNPFAARPVRIFLREVRDFQAKSRGISYDKKRIRMQKRPKQQKVASIDPS; translated from the exons ATGGATTTTGTTGCCGTACCAAGCAATATCATTAGCAGCACTAGTACTACTACTGCAACTATTATAGGCACCGGTACCAACTACtcaactactactactacttcaTCACCATCATCAATGCCGGCACCTGCACCAGCTTCAGCTCCAAGCAGCAGCCGCTATGAGAACCAGAAGCGCCGAGACTGGAACACCTTCTGCCACTACCTCAGGAACTACCGCCCGGCACCGCTGCCACTCTCCCGCTGCACCTCCGCCCACGTCCTCGAATTCCTCCGCTACCTCGACCAGTTTGGCAAGACCAAG GTTCACCAGCAGGCCTGCGCTTTCTTTGGAGTGCTTAAGCCGCCGGGGCCCTGCCCTTGTCCTCTCCGGCAGGCCTGGGGAAGCCTGGACGCTCTCATCGGCCGCCTTCGAGCAGCCTACGAGGAGCACGGGGGCAACTGCAAGCCAGAAGTAAACCCTTTCGCTGCAAGACCAGTGAGGATCTTCTTACGCGAGGTTCGCGATTTTCAGGCCAAATCCAGAGGAATAAGCTACGACAAGAAGAGGATCAGAATGCAGAAGCGGCCCAAGCAGCAGAAGGTCGCATCCATCGATCCGTCCTAG
- the LOC127793037 gene encoding uncharacterized protein LOC127793037 translates to MGETKLCSSNYTTKEQNQMEDWSKYAHSPAHLAVGRRDHASLKNIISGLPPLAKAGEVNTEDESIAAELQADAVSAVIDRRDVPGRETPLHLAVRLRDPVSAEILMCAGANFSLQNENGWNALQEAICTRQENIAMIITRHYPSLARAKWCRRLPRILASAARIRDFYMEITFHFESSVIPFVGRIAPSDTYRIWKRGSSLRADMTLAGFDGFRIQRSDQTLLFLGEEYSSVDGKISLPPGSLIVLVHKRKEIINAMEGAGAQPTEAEVAHEVAMLSRTNMYRPGIDVSQAELVPQLNWRRQERNEMVGNWKAKIYDMLHVMVSVKSRRVPGAMTDEELFSADNDERIANGVDFDDALTPEERSQLVSALHEGNLDVRCEDGEHRDQDCQQNGHGSAFESSESNGINKEKANWFGWNKKSSKNGGDNPEDSKISKKSSQLTPEVSSQRPNDSQVSSSDFHQDDRAEAKKSKDKSKQKKKKKGTATASESKIESEYKKGLRPVFWLTPDFPLKTEELVPLLDILANKVKAVRRLRELLTTKLPQGTFPVKLAIPIVPTIRVVITFTKFEEFQATEEFSTPPSSPVHLEDARCKESEGSASWVSWMKGSRGGQSSDNESQGGLRDEIDPFHIPSDYAWIDAHERKRRMEAKAKAKAKAKAKAKKHRKQAAARSGG, encoded by the exons ATGGGAGAAACTAAACTTTGTTCAAGTAATTATACCACCAAGGAACAGAATCAAATGGAAGACTGGTCAAAGTATGCCCACAGTCCTGCTCATTTGGCAGTTGGACGCCGCGATCATGCTTccctaaaaaatattatctcaGGTCTCCCTCCCCTGGCAAAGGCAGGTGAAGTTAACACCGAGGACGAATCTATTGCAGCTGAGCTCCAAGCAGATGCTGTATCAGCTGTTATTGACCGGCGAGATGTTCCTGGCCGTGAGACTCCTCTTCATCTTGCCGTGAGGCTTAGGGATCCAGTTTCGGCTGAGATTTTAATGTGTGCTGGTGCCAACTTTAGCCTCCAGAATGAGAACGGTTGGAATGCTCTTCAAGAAGCCATTTGCACCAGGCAGGAAAATATTGCTATGATCATCACTCGGCATTATCCATCTCTTGCGCGCGCAAAATGGTGCCGTAGGCTTCCGCGTATTTTGGCTTCAGCAGCTCGAATTCGTGATTTTTACATGGAGATAACCTTCCATTTTGAGAGCTCGGTGATACCATTTGTTGGGCGCATTGCCCCATCAGACACATATCGAATTTGGAAGCGTGGTTCTAGTCTCCGTGCTGACATGACGCTTGCCGGCTTTGATGGGTTCCGCATTCAACGGTCTGATCAGACACTTCTCTTCCTTGGAGAGGAATATTCATCTGTTGATGGAAAGATATCTTTGCCTCCTGGCTCTTTGATTGTGCTTGTccataaaaggaaagagataaTTAATGCTATGGAGGGAGCTGGTGCTCAACCGACTGAAGCTGAAGTTGCCCATGAAGTGGCCATGCTGTCTAGAACGAATATGTATAGGCCCGGTATTGACGTTTCTCAGGCTGAGCTGGTTCCTCAACTGAATTGGAGGCGGCAGGAGAGGAATGAGATGGTTGGAAATTGGAAggccaaaatatatgatatgctTCATGTGATGGTAAGTGTGAAATCAAGGAGGGTCCCCGGTGCTATGACTGATGAGGAGCTATTTTCTGCCGATAATGATGAAAGGATTGCAAACGGTGTTGATTTTGATGATGCATTGACACCTGAAGAAAGAAGCCAATTAGTTTCTGCACTTCATGAGGGAAATTTAGATGTTCGTTGTGAGGATGGGGAACATAGGGATCAGGATTGCCAACAAAATGGTCATGGAAGTGCTTTTGAAAGTTCTGAATCCAATGGCATCAACAAAGAGAAGGCAAATTGGTTTGGTTGGAACAAGAAAAGCTCAAAGAACGGGGGTGACAATCCTGAGGATTCAAAGATCTCAAAGAAGTCTTCACAGTTGACCCCAGAAGTTAGCAGCCAGAGGCCTAATGATAGTCAGGTATCATCTTCTGACTTTCATCAGGATGATAGGGCTGAAGCTAAAAAGAGCAAAGATAAAAGCaaacagaagaaaaagaagaaagggactGCAACTGCAAGTGAGTCTAAGATTGAGAGTGAGTATAAAAAGGGCTTAAGGCCTGTTTTCTGGTTGACACCAGATTTCCCTCTGAAGACAGAAGAGCTTGTGCCTTTGCTAGACATCTTAGCCAACAAAGTGAAAGCTGTAAGGAGATTGAGGGAGCTTTTAACTACAAAGCTTCCTCAGGGCACATTTCCTGTTAAg CTTGCTATCCCTATTGTCCCAACTATTAGGGTCGTCATTACTTTTACAAAGTTTGAGGAGTTTCAGGCAACGGAAGAATTCTCTACCCCACCCTCTAGCCCCGTTCACTTGGAAGATGCAAGGTGCAAGGAATCGGAGGGATCCGCATCATGGGTTTCATGGATGAAAGGAAGCCGTGGTGGACAATCAAGCGACAACGAGAGCCAGGGGGGACTTAGGGATGAGATTGACCCTTTCCACATACCGTCTGATTATGCATGGATTGATGCCCATGAGAGGAAGCGTCGGATGGAGGCCAAGGCCAAAGCCAAGGCCAAGGCTAAGGCCAAGGCCAAGAAGCATAGGAAACAAGCAGCGGCTAGAAGTGGGGGTTGA
- the LOC127793094 gene encoding low-specificity L-threonine aldolase 1, translated as MVTSVVDLRSDTVTKPNEAMRAAMANAEVDDDVLGHDPTAFRLETEMARIMGKEAALFVPSGTMGNLISVLVHCEIRGSEVIVGDYSHIHIYENGGISTIGGVHPRTVRNNKDGTMDIDLIEAAIRDPKLELVYPTTRLICLENTHANCGGRCLPVEYIDKVGELAKKHGLKLHIDGARIFNASIALGVPVNRLVKAADSVSVCLSKGLGAPAGTVIVGSKDFIARAKILRKTLGGGMRQVGILCAAALVAVQENVGKLEGDHKNAKTLAEGLNKIKGLKVDVDSIETNMVYFDILEGAHMTAQELRKKLEGKGILVNMKSSSRIRLVLHYQISESDVQYTLACFQQALTGAPDENNGK; from the exons ATGGTGACTAGTGTGGTGGATCTCCGCTCTGACACTGTGACCAAACCAAATGAGGCAATGCGGGCTGCGATGGCTAATGCTGAAGTTGATGATGATGTACTGGGTCATGATCCAACAGCCTTTCGCCTTGAAACAGAGATGGCGAGGATCATGGGCAAGGAAGCAGCCCTCTTTGTTCCTTCTGGGACCATGGGTAACCTTATCAGTGTGCTTGTTCATTGTGAGATTAGGGGTAGTGAAGTCATTGTTGGAGACTATTCCCACATCCACATCTATGAGAATGGAGGCATTTCGACAATTGGGGGTGTACATCCGAGGACAGTGAGGAATAACAAAGATGGGACAATGGATATTGATCTAATTGAAGCTGCCATCAGAGACCCTAAATTGGAACTTGTTTATCCAACCACTAGGCTTATCTGCTTGGAAAATACACATGCAAA CTGTGGTGGTAGATGTCTTCCTGTTGAGTATATAGACAAAGTTGGGGAACTAGCGAAGAAACATGGATTGAAACTTCACATTGATGGTGCCCGTATATTTAACGCATCGATT GCTCTTGGAGTTCCTGTTAATAGGCTTGTGAAGGCTGCTGATTCTGTTTCG GTATGCCTATCCAAAGGTTTGGGTGCTCCAGCTGGAACTGTCATTGTTGGTTCCAAGGATTTTATTGCTAGG GCAAAGATTCTGAGGAAGACCTTAGGTGGTGGGATGAGACAAGTTGGAATTCTGTGTGCTGCTGCCTTAGTTGCAGTACAAGAGAATGTTGGAAAGCTTGAGGGTGATCACAAGAATGCCAAAACTTTAGCAG AAGGTTTGAATAAAATCAAAGGACTAAAAGTGGATGTTGATTCAATTGAGACTAACATG gtgtattttgatattttagagGGTGCACATATGACAGCCCAGGAACTCAGGAAGAAACTGGAAGGAAAGGGTATACTTGTAAATATGAAGAGTTCGTCCAG AATCAGGCTTGTCCTTCACTACCAAATTTCAGAAAGCGACGTGCAATACACCTTGGCATGCTTTCAG CAAGCTTTAACTGGAGCCCCAGATGAAAACAATGGCAAGTGA